A genomic segment from Sorangium aterium encodes:
- a CDS encoding ATP-binding protein, whose protein sequence is MITTNLSYKQWGTVFGDAPCLGALVDRSAQHCHVLDIDADSWRDKERLEKKGRAPRPRR, encoded by the coding sequence GTGATCACGACCAATCTCTCCTACAAGCAGTGGGGCACCGTGTTTGGAGATGCGCCGTGCCTCGGGGCGCTGGTCGACCGCTCCGCCCAGCACTGCCACGTCCTCGACATCGACGCCGACTCGTGGCGCGACAAGGAGCGGCTGGAGAAGAAAGGCCGCGCGCCCAGGCCGCGCCGGTGA